The Hyla sarda isolate aHylSar1 unplaced genomic scaffold, aHylSar1.hap1 scaffold_319, whole genome shotgun sequence genome has a segment encoding these proteins:
- the LOC130329597 gene encoding posterior protein-like — protein sequence MEIVNQFVGKYASASFKICTDDALTHQFNDIMKQCDEQNASSKHRKASKKAKKEKLANMLCMLMKMKEIAEQKELQWYSEKAQLRCELDKVEQDITVAIASAGSDGCECEELREEVDRLVQQNCDLEDEIQEYEERCRLRDLQIASLGEKEAKNDDVVRALKNQLHDANKQLVHKEHCSGTLRPQENVKVNNCYCGNQTQMYGSPEQEKRDRKWGEEQPICTADDLQSTPDHSSSLFIPVSDGSRQRRDSLHIHGSNRVQSTTLSIQDKTNLCQILGKFDTSASPISLSNRLEAVVTQYNLNNRDACDLFRVWLPSQLCEKLQPPVGTHKGLSAELNSNWGNANDRLKELHRVMGGRDTRGTNALENAKLKRGDDPIIFCSEYLTIFRATYNCPDMSPDDSSFLYSMANKCTFVDYPTKVALRNANSYQAFLNILKDWIQETSHDSKPQKRISEVVKNEGKVRFMGKCYKCGNMGHTMRECRSTRKGNSKDLIPKKLQQKQGLNNEADRVPQTPEATLYGPLLKEIRRIGKAIAEMPDELKAPPPTNPYMKQ from the coding sequence ATGGAAATTGTAAATCAATTTGTTGGAAAGTATGCATCTGCTAGTTTTAAGATTTGTACAGATGATGCATTGACACACCAGTTTAATGATATTATGAAACAATGTGATGAGCAGAATGCGAGTAGCAAACATAGAAAGGCGAGTAAAAAAGCAAAGAAAGAGAAATTAGCTAATATGTTGTGTATGTTAATGAAAATGAAAGAGATTGCAGAACAAAAGGAATTGCAATGGTATTCTGAAAAGGCTCAGTTAAGGTGTGAGCTGGATAAGGTTGAACAGGATATTACTGTGGCTATTGCTAGTGCTGGAAGTGATGGTTGTGAGTGTGAAGAGCTCAGAGAGGAAGTGGACAGACTGGTTCAACAGAATTGTGATTTGGAGGATGAAATACAGGAATATGAGGAAAGATGTAGGCTTAGAGATCTACAAATTGCATCATTAGGAGAAAAAGAAGCAAAGAATGATGATGTTGTGAGAGCACTTAAGAATCAGTTACATGATGCTAATAAACAATTGGTTCATAAAGAGCATTGCAGTGGGACCTTGAGACCTCaggaaaatgtaaaagttaataaTTGTTATTGTGGCAATCAAACACAAATGTATGGTTCCCCTGAACAGGAGAAAAGAGATAGGAAATGGGGGGAGGAGCAGCCTATTTGCACTGCAGATGATCTACAATCGACCCCAGATCATAGTTCCTCTCTCTTTATTCCTGTATCAGATGGAAGTAGACAAAGAAGGGATAGTTTGCATATTCATGGTAGCAATCGTGTCCAATCCACAACACTCTCTATACAGGACAAAACAAACCTATGCCAAATTTTGGGGAAATTTGATACAAGTGCCTCACCCATTAGTCTTTCCAATAGGTTGGAAGCTGTGGTTACGCAGTATAATCTCAACAATAGAGATGCATGTGACTTATTTCGTGTATGGCTCCCATCTCAGCTTTGTGAGAAGTTGCAGCCTCCTGTGGGCACTCACAAAGGATTATCTGCAGAACTCAACTCCAACTGGGGAAATGCAAATGATAGGCTGAAAGAGTTGCATAGAGTGATGGGAGGAAGAGATACCAGAGGTACCAATGCCCTAGAGAATGCTAAGTTAAAGAGAGGGGATGACCCAATTATTTTCTGCAGTGAATATTTGACCATATTTCGTGCTACCTATAACTGTCCTGACATGTCTCCTGACGACAGCAGTTTTCTCTATTCAATGGCTAATAAATGCACTTTTGTTGACTATCCAACAAAGGTTGCCTTAAGGAATGCAAATTCCTATCAAGCCTTTTTGAATATCTTAAAGGACTGGATTCAGGAGACTAGTCATGACAGCAAGCCCCAAAAGAGAATATCAGAGGTAGTTAAGAATGAAGGCAAAGTGAGATTTATGGGAAAGTGTTACAAGTGTGGAAATATGGGTCATACTATGAGAGAGTGCAGAAGTACTAGGAAAGGTAACAGCAAAGATTTGATACCAAAAAAACTGCAACAAAAGCAAGGATTAAATAATGAAGCTGATAGAGTACCTCAGACTCCTGAAGCTACATTATATGGTCCACTTTTGAAGGAGATCAGGAGGATAGGCAAAGCAATAGCAGAGATGCCAGATGAATTAAAGGCCCCACCTCCAACAAATCCTTATATGAAACAATAG